From Xyrauchen texanus isolate HMW12.3.18 chromosome 36, RBS_HiC_50CHRs, whole genome shotgun sequence, one genomic window encodes:
- the LOC127629464 gene encoding lysophosphatidic acid receptor 5-like produces the protein MNNSTCINETQWSSSSFRFLVSTVVYGLVLSVGLPLNAVSLWILLRQHGLRSPCAVLMINLAAADLLLALSLPLRVYFYATLKWPFGASTCTVAILLFRINIRMSCIFITIISVDRLLALVFPLRSRSLRTSAFACKCCSLVWILITILCIPEGITFHRALKSCHYMPCFEMQITNVPMTIKIGQATFLLTLLMVNIVCTVVVIVVLRRRPGGDATNVNNKMSVVLIFVVNTLFFIVFFLPFTLQILAFGKKNYDEVLRAFVCLASVNCCLDPLIYYFSLDSFWQVKGKNQTKAVCYSLSRSQERL, from the coding sequence ATGAATAACAGCACATGCATTAATGAAACCCAATGGAGTTCGAGTTCATTCCGGTTTCTGGTGTCTACTGTCGTGTACGGATTAGTGCTGTCCGTGGGTCTGCCACTGAATGCGGTGTCCCTGTGGATCCTGTTGCGCCAGCACGGTCTCCGGTCACCGTGCGCCGTGCTCATGATCAACCTCGCCGCAGCAGACCTGCTGCTTGCGCTCTCTCTGCCGCTGCGTGTCTACTTTTACGCAACGCTCAAGTGGCCGTTCGGAGCGAGCACATGTACCGTTGCCATCTTGCTGTTTCGCATCAACATCAGGATGAGCTGCATTTTCATCACTATAATCAGCGTGGACCGGCTGCTCGCCCTGGTCTTCCCTTTGCGCTCTCGGTCTCTGCGCACCTCCGCGTTTGCCTGCAAGTGCTGCTCGCTCGTGTGGATCCTCATTACCATCCTATGCATCCCGGAGGGTATAACGTTCCACAGAGCACTGAAATCGTGCCATTACATGCCGTGCTTCGAGATGCAAATCACCAATGTCCCAATGACCATCAAGATCGGACAGGCGACATTTCTTTTGACGCTCCTGATGGTCAATATCGTCTGCACGGTCGTGGTGATAGTTGTGCTGAGGAGGCGTCCCGGTGGAGACGCGACAAATGTGAACAACAAAATGAGCGTGGTGCTTATATTTGTCGTTAACAcgttgttttttattgtttttttcctGCCGTTTACCTTACAAATCTTGGCGTTTGGCAAGAAAAATTACGATGAGGTTTTACGCGCGTTCGTCTGCCTGGCGAGTGTCAATTGCTGCCTTGATCCACTCATCTACTATTTCTCCCTGGACTCATTTTGGCAGGTCAAAGGCAAAAATCAAACGAAAGCGGTTTGTTATTCTCTCAGCAGGTCGCAGGAAAGGTTGTGA